The Comamonas testosteroni genome contains the following window.
CTAAGAAGCTGTACTAATCGTTGATTAGGACCAGTCGGCCTTAAAACAGCCGCAAACCCGCGCTCGGGACGCCAGGCGCGGGTTTTTTGTTTTCTGGCCACTGCCAAGCCTGCCTGGCTGCGCAGTGACCTCCCTGCGAATGGATAGTCAACGCCGTTCACACTGCGCGCCACCATTCGCCAACCCCAAGGAGAAAGCCATGAGCCTGAAAGCCCAGATTACCGAAGACATGAAGACCGCCATGCGTGCCAAGGACAGCGCGCGCCTGGGCACCATCCGCCTGCTGCAGGCCGCGATGAAGCAAAAGGAAGTGGACGAGCGCATCGAGCTCGACGACGCTGCCGTCATCGCCATCGTCGACAAGCTGATCAAGCAGCGCAAGGACTCCATCGCCGCCTTCGAAGCCGCCAATCGCAGCGATCTGGCCGATGTGGAAAAGGCCGAAATGGAAGTGCTCAAGGTCTATCTGCCCGAACGCATGGGCGAAGCCGAGATCACCGCAGCCGTTCAGGCCATCGTGGCCGAACTGGGCGCCTCCGGCCCCGGCGACATGGGCAAGGTGATGGGCGCCGTCAAGACCCAGCTGGCCGGCAAGGCCGATATGGGCCTGGTGTCCGCTGCCGTGAAGGCCGCGCTGACAAAGTAATTGGCCACCGGCCTGAGCCATCACGCGGCATCAGGCTCAAAAACAGAAGCTGCTTGCGCTTGCTTTACATATCTTTCAGATTCAAAAGACTCTGAAATTCATGTATATCAATCGATAGCAGCTTCTTTTTTAATAGTATTCCTGAATCCCGTTGGCGCCTGTTTGCTGAAGAACTCCTGCAGGAACTCGACGCAGACCCGCACCTTGGCCGAGCGCTCCAGCCGCGTCGGATAGACAGCCCAGATATTCGCCTGCTGCCGCCACTCGGGCAGCAACTGCAACAGGCTGCCGGAGTGCAGATCGGCCGCCACATCCCAGAGCGAGCGCAGCACGATGCCATGGCCATCTCGCGCCCATTGCACGGCCATCTCGCCATGATTGGTGGACAGCGGCCCGGTCACTTTCACGCTGCGCTCCTGACTGCCAGAGCGCAGTTTCCAGACACCGAAGGGATGGTCGCGCTCCTTGATGACCAGACAGTCATGGGCGGCCAGTTCGTCGAGCGTGCGCGGACTGCCACGCCGCTGCACATAGGCCGGGGCCGCGCACAGCACGCGGTGGTTGTCGGCCAGATGCCGCGCAATCAGGTGCGGTGCGATCTCGTCGCCCACACGCACATCGAGATCGAAGCCCTCGGCCGCGACATCGACGATGCGGTCGAACACTTCCAGGCGCAGCTGCAGCGCCGGATATTGCCCAATCAGCTGCGACAGCGCGGGTGCCACCACATTGCGGCCAAAGCCGAAGCTGGTGGACACCCGCAGCAGGCCGCGCGGCTGGCGGCGCGTCACATCCACCTCCTGCAGCAGATGCTCGACCTCGTCCAGAATGCGCTGCGCCCAGTGGTAGACGCGCTCGCCCTGCTCGGTGACGGCGACCCGCCGTGTGGTGCGATGCAGCAGCTTCACGCCCAGCTCCTGCTCCAGCAGGCGGATGCGCTTGCTGACAAAGGCCGGCGAAGCATTGTGCGCGGCCGCAGCCTCGGCAAAGCTGGCTTTGCGCACCACGGTGGTGAAGACACGCAGGTCTTCGGGCGAAGGCATTTTCTGCACGATCTGTAAACAATCAGGCCACGATCAGTCAATTGTATTCAGTTATGCAAGGTGCAAAAATACCGCCAGGCACAGGCCGAGCCGCTGCCTCGCCACCCAACACATTCACGAGAGAGCACCATGTCCACTCCCAAAAAGATCGCAGTCATTGCCGGCGACGGTATCGGCAAGGAAGTCATGCCCGAAGGCCTGCGCGCGCTGGAAGCCGCAGCCAGGCGCTTCGACCTGCCGCTGGAGTTCCACCATTTCGACTGGGCCCACTGCGACTACTACGCCGAACACGGCCAGATGATGCCCGACGACTGGAAGGCCCAGCTCTCGGACATGGATGCCATCTTCTTCGGCGCCGTGGGCTGGCCCGCCACCGTGCCCGACCATGTCTCGCTGTGGGGGTCCCTCCTCAAGTTCCGCCGCGAATTCGACCAGTACATCAATCTGCGCCCGGTGCGCCTGTTCGAAGGCGTGCCCTGCCCCCTGGCCGGCCGCAAGCCCGGTGACATCGACTACTACGTGGTGCGCGAGAACACCGAAGGCGAGTACACCGCCCTGGGCGGCATCATGTTTGAAGGCACGGACCGCGAGATCTGCATCCAGGAATCGGTCTATAGCAAGCATGGCGCCGATCGCCTGCTCAAGTACGCCTTCGATCTGGCCCAGAGCCGCGCCAAGAAGCACGTGACGCTGGCCACCAAGAGCAACGGCATCGCCATCAGCATGCCCTGGTGGGACAAGCGCGCCGACGCTGTGGCCAAGGACTACCCCGAAGTCACGCTGGACAAGCAGCACATCGACATCCTGACCGCCCGCTTCGTGCTGCAGCCCGGCCGCTTCGACGTGGTGGCCGCCACCAATCTGTTTGGCGACATCCTGTCCGACCTGGGTCCTGCCACCACGGGCACCATCGGCCTGGCACCGTCGGCCAACCTCAACCCCGACCGCAACTTCCCCTCGCTGTTCGAGCCCGTGCACGGCTCGGCGCCCGACATCTACGGCAAGAACATCGCCAACCCCATCGCCATGGTCTGGTCGGGCGCGCTGATGCTGGACTTCCTGGGCCGCAGCGAAGGTGCCTGGCGCCAGGCCCATGACACCATCGTGGCCGCCATCGAGCACACGATCAAGGCCGGTCCGCTGACGCCCGATCTGGGCGGCAAGGCCAACACCACCGAGGTGGGCAAAGCCATCGCCGCGGCCATCGCCAAGGCCTGATTCAAGATGAGAGGCACCCCGCGCAGGCTGAACCTGCACCGGGGTGCTTTTGTACACCTGCACGCCTGAACGCCCAGGGCCGACGGCGGCGGCGCAGGCCTCAGGCCGGAGGTTTGGCTTTGGCTTGCGAAGCGGATTTTCTGGCCGACCGTGCCTGGGCATTGCGCTGTGCAGCGGCCTGCACCAGCGCCTGGAACGCTGCGGCGTCGAGCACTTCGCCGACATGCAGGTCTATGGCCCGGCGCGTGGCGCCTTCAAGACTGGCATTGAACAGACCTGCCGGATCGGCCAGGGCCGCGCCATGCGCGAAGGTCAGCTTGACCACGGCCTTGTAGGTCTCGCCCGTGCACAGAATACCGTCCTGCGACCATACAGGCGTGCCGCGCCATTTCAGCTCCTCCGTCACGGCGGGCAAAGCCTCGCGGATCAGCCCGCGCACGCGGGCCAGCATGGCGCCGCGCCAGTCGCCCAGGCCGGCAATCCTGGCGTCGATCAGAGCCGAAGCCTCAGGGCCGCTGACAGGCTCGGCCGGAGGTGCAGGCATGGGCGGCAAGGCAGTCATAGATGGGGCTCCATGGTGTTACCTGGTACCGTGTCCGGCACAAGGCTCAAGACATGGGACAAGGATTGCAGCACGGTAGCACGCCAGAGCAGAGCGGCCCCAGAGGGCCAGCCCGCCCTATATCAGGCTCATACCGGGCTCAGCCCAACTCCTGCGCCACCTCGCGCAGGCATTCGAGCAGCAAGCCCGTGGTCGGCGTCAGCGGCTGGCCGCGCAAGGTGATCAGCCCCACGGGCGGCAGATCTATGGGCACGACCAGATCCAGCATGGCCAATGTACCCAGGGCGGCATGGCAGCGGGCCACGCCACGCGCCATGAAGGCCACGGCGCCGCGCTGGTGCACAAAGGTCAGCTGCGAGAGAAAGGACGCGGTCTCCACGATGTCGGCCGGCGGATGCAGGCCGTGGGCATAGAACTGCTGCTCCAGCTTCACGCGCAGAGAGGCCCAGGGGGGCGGCAGCACGCAGGGCTGGTCCGCCAGGGCCTGCCAGCCGGCCGCGCCCGGCGCCAGCAGCGCATGGCCGGGCCGCACCACGGCCACCATGGGGTCGTCGTACAGCGCCTCGGTTTCCAGGTCGGGCGCAGCATAGCCGGGCTCCAGCCGTCCCACGAACAGATCCAGCTCGCCCAGGCGCAGCTTGGGCAGCAAGCGCGTCAGATCCCCTTCCTCCACCATCACCGTAGTCTGGTCCGAACGCGCTTTTAACCGCTCCACAGAGCGCGCCAGCAGCACCGGCGTGGCCACCACCATGGCGCCCACGCTGGTGCGCCCGCGGGCACCGCTGGCCTCGGCCGCCATCTCGTCACGCGTGCGTTCGAAACCGGCCAGCACCGAGCGCGCAAACCGCACCATGCTGACACCGGCTGCCGTGGGCTCGGTGCCGCGCGTGGAGCGCTCGAACAGCACCATGCCCAGCATGCGCTCTACCTCGGCCAGGGTCTTGGAGACGGCGGGCTGGGTCACGGCCAGAAACTCGGCCGCACGGCCCAGGTGACGAAACTGGTCCAGCGCCACCAGCAGTTGCAGATGGCGCAGCTTGAGGTTGGAGCGCAGCACACGATCGATCTTGCTCATGGGGCTTCATTACTTATCAGTTATGAAGACAGTCTATCTTTTCATTGGATTGTCATGGAGCAGTTTTGAACAATCGGGGCTGGCAGTTCAAATAACGACAGGAGACAAGCGATGATCCCCCCACGCAGCAGCCGACGCAGCTTTGTGCTTGGCGCCCTCGGCGCAGCCACACTCGGCAGCTCCGCCCGCCTGCTGGCCCAGACCTGGCCCGAGCGCCCCATCACCTTCATCTGCCCCTGGCCGGCCGGCGGCACGGCCGACCAGTCCATGCGCGCGCTGTGCACCGTGGCCGGCCGCATCCTGGGCCAGGCGATTGCGGTGGAAAACCGCGCCGGAGCCTCCGGCATGATCGGCTCCAAGGCCCTGGCCTCGGCCAAGCCCGACGGCTACACCATCGGCCAGATCCCGATCTCGGTCACGCGCTTTTCCCAGCTGGGCACGCTGCAGGTCGATCCGCGCAAGGACTACACCTATATCGCGCGCACCTCGGGCCAGACCTTCGGTATCGCCGTACCGGCCAACTCGCGCTTCAAGAACCTGC
Protein-coding sequences here:
- a CDS encoding LysR substrate-binding domain-containing protein — protein: MSKIDRVLRSNLKLRHLQLLVALDQFRHLGRAAEFLAVTQPAVSKTLAEVERMLGMVLFERSTRGTEPTAAGVSMVRFARSVLAGFERTRDEMAAEASGARGRTSVGAMVVATPVLLARSVERLKARSDQTTVMVEEGDLTRLLPKLRLGELDLFVGRLEPGYAAPDLETEALYDDPMVAVVRPGHALLAPGAAGWQALADQPCVLPPPWASLRVKLEQQFYAHGLHPPADIVETASFLSQLTFVHQRGAVAFMARGVARCHAALGTLAMLDLVVPIDLPPVGLITLRGQPLTPTTGLLLECLREVAQELG
- a CDS encoding GatB/YqeY domain-containing protein; the encoded protein is MSLKAQITEDMKTAMRAKDSARLGTIRLLQAAMKQKEVDERIELDDAAVIAIVDKLIKQRKDSIAAFEAANRSDLADVEKAEMEVLKVYLPERMGEAEITAAVQAIVAELGASGPGDMGKVMGAVKTQLAGKADMGLVSAAVKAALTK
- a CDS encoding DUF1801 domain-containing protein — protein: MTALPPMPAPPAEPVSGPEASALIDARIAGLGDWRGAMLARVRGLIREALPAVTEELKWRGTPVWSQDGILCTGETYKAVVKLTFAHGAALADPAGLFNASLEGATRRAIDLHVGEVLDAAAFQALVQAAAQRNAQARSARKSASQAKAKPPA
- a CDS encoding tartrate dehydrogenase, encoding MSTPKKIAVIAGDGIGKEVMPEGLRALEAAARRFDLPLEFHHFDWAHCDYYAEHGQMMPDDWKAQLSDMDAIFFGAVGWPATVPDHVSLWGSLLKFRREFDQYINLRPVRLFEGVPCPLAGRKPGDIDYYVVRENTEGEYTALGGIMFEGTDREICIQESVYSKHGADRLLKYAFDLAQSRAKKHVTLATKSNGIAISMPWWDKRADAVAKDYPEVTLDKQHIDILTARFVLQPGRFDVVAATNLFGDILSDLGPATTGTIGLAPSANLNPDRNFPSLFEPVHGSAPDIYGKNIANPIAMVWSGALMLDFLGRSEGAWRQAHDTIVAAIEHTIKAGPLTPDLGGKANTTEVGKAIAAAIAKA
- a CDS encoding LysR substrate-binding domain-containing protein, producing MPSPEDLRVFTTVVRKASFAEAAAAHNASPAFVSKRIRLLEQELGVKLLHRTTRRVAVTEQGERVYHWAQRILDEVEHLLQEVDVTRRQPRGLLRVSTSFGFGRNVVAPALSQLIGQYPALQLRLEVFDRIVDVAAEGFDLDVRVGDEIAPHLIARHLADNHRVLCAAPAYVQRRGSPRTLDELAAHDCLVIKERDHPFGVWKLRSGSQERSVKVTGPLSTNHGEMAVQWARDGHGIVLRSLWDVAADLHSGSLLQLLPEWRQQANIWAVYPTRLERSAKVRVCVEFLQEFFSKQAPTGFRNTIKKEAAID